In Lycium ferocissimum isolate CSIRO_LF1 chromosome 7, AGI_CSIRO_Lferr_CH_V1, whole genome shotgun sequence, the sequence TATCCAACAAAAGTGGCCACTTTAGTTGTTCTTGAAGACTATTGGATCGAAACCATCTTTGCTTAGAATAATCATACCCATATAAGCAGGGGTCATTGTGGAACCAATACAAAGTTGAGTCAGATACCACCGCCCCAATTTTGCTCACAACAAAGTATAGAACGGGAACAGAGTGACAAAGTTCCGGCCCTTTCTGAACACACAATTCTCCCAATGCCAACTAGGATGAAGTACCTTGTAAACAAACTCACAAACGCAGCCTTGAGGATATCGTAAAACAGCATTATTTTTACTGCTGAAATAGACAGGTGCTGTGCGTCTCTCCGGGCGTGCAGTTCAATTGGCTGCTGTTGGTTTTGTTCACAAACGTCTAAGGTTGAGAAGTTAATTGATCTTACAGGCTGTAGAAGTGATTTTAACCTTGTCTTGCATTAGCTAGAAATCGGAAGAGGCTCTCTTAAGATCATCCTACGGCCTACGAACCGAAAAGCAGAGCAAGCAGTACCAGTTCCACCTTGACATACAAAGCGTGactttttcaaacatttttaaaattatttctcctcAAAAGTTTTGGAATCTTTGCTTGTTAATCTCTAACACTACACCAGAGTTCTCAAGAATTGGGTTTAGAAGTTGACACCTAAAATGGTGCTGCAGCAATGAAATTTTATCATTGGAATGATTTTATCAATGAAAGTTTTGAAAAACTCTACTCAATTCTACTGCTGAACTCAATTCTTCTACATTGTTTTGGTATCTTTTTCTCGCCCTTATTTTGTTTCCTTTACTTTTGTGGGTATGTTGTCATTGTTgtattttatttcctttgctTTTACTGACATAGGGTAGCAGAGAAATCTTGATTACCTCCATTCACGATTTAACCAGCATACTAGTCTATGccaaaattaaattagttcAAGCACAGAATTTTAGACCTGGTTTGtaggttataaaaaaaaatagacacaAATAGCCTTTTCTGGAAGGCgtcaataaataaaaggacaaaTTTTGGAACAGACGAGAAAACTGTTGGACGAAGTACACTGCGTTCACTCCAGTCTCTTAGTCTTGACCCTCAAAAGCTGTTCAGCATCCCTGTCCCTCTCGGCTAGGTATTCAAGAATAGATTTCCATGTAGTGGAAGGGAGAAATGAGTGCATTCAGTAAAGTTCTTGGTATCGTTCAAGAGGAAGCAAATGAGCAGATTACAATTATCAACTACTCGCTTAAGTAGAATTTTAAACACAAGCATGGCACACGGCTCCTGGATTCGTACTATGTGGTTGCATGCAAGTCTAATCCTTCTAGATGATAATATCCTTGTTCTTGGAAACAATAACGACTGACTACAGAGATATCATCACCTTACAATCATTTATCGCTATTTCTTTAGGACCATTTCTACTAAACACATTCGTGTAAGACAACAGACTACAACCATGAGAATTCAGGATCTAATTGTGAATTCTCTCTTTACTCAATGCTGAAGCTGGTTATTGAAGGATCTAATAGGTCATGGCATGGGAAAAGTTGAAACCAAGATTTTGGGTTTAGTGTATATATTGAAAAGAATGAAGGAGAGTAGCGTAGTAGGCCTAATAACATGAAGGAAGATCTAAATGATGTTATAAACAGTCGCCCAAGTAGAGATTATAGCATCCAAATAACACTGACCTGACACAGATAATTAGACATTCTAAACTGCCGACATATCAGCCAAAGAACAATTCGGCAGAACATATCCCATGAGGGGCTCTATCgtctcaaatatatatatgatgattacaaCAAATCTCATCAACGCCACTCGGATATGACTACTCTCTAAAACAACTTACTATATGTAAATACATGACAATGTTATCTCCTATTTCTACAAGTTATCCTTATGCAAGATAGatccaaacccaaaaaaaagtGATCTCAAATGCATTTCATTGAAAAATGGAGCACATTTCCAACTCTCTGTCCCTTCAACCAGAAGATTAAGACAATTAAGCTGCCTCACCAACTATCTCGGAATCAAACTACGTGACAGTCTCAGTGTCTTACATTATGTCAGTCCTTGAACAAACAGATTCAATCTGACAGATTAAGAGCAAGCAAAGAATGTTTCATGGTTACTCCACTACCTTTAACTATAAAAAAGGCAGCTCAATTCTTAATATATAAACTGAAAATCTTTGTTCGTTTTTTAAGTAACCAGTTAAAGGGCAATGACAATCTAATAAAACAAACATTTAaattaaaatgacaaaaatggctCAAAACTAAAACATTAGGAGTCCATAAACTCCCCCAAAATTACATGTAGTCTTACACTTTCCGAATATCTCAAACATCAAAACTAAAACTTAACCAAtattttttggaaacaaaagatACTAACAGTAAGCTTTCTAATCAAACAAACTGAATCCCATATCGTCAtcactttcttcctttgccTCCTCCTGTACACACATTCAACAAACAACCACACCTAATTACAATCACGCAACTCATAGTTAAACAAATTACaaaaaatggtaaaaaaaaaaatttgttaccTTCTTCTCCTCAGCGGCAGGGGCAGCTGCAGCAGCACCACCAGCGGCGGCGCCACCGACAGGGGCGGCGACGGCAGCGGCACCACCACCTCCGGCACCGACATTCATGATGAGATCTGAGAGGTTTCTCTTCTCAGCAAGCTTGGAAAACAATAGAGGCCAGTAAGGCTCCACAGTCACATTTGCTGCTTTAACAAGTGTTGAAATCTTCTCTGCCTATTaacaataaaaacaaaacaaaccaaAATGAATACTACGTCACAAAATGATAAATACGATAAAACAAATCAGAATAAAACTTATAAGAGTAAAGAAACATACGGTGATGGGAATGTCCTCATCGTGGAGGATCAAACAAGCGTAGGTACATGCGACTTCTCCGAGAGACATTTTCTACTAAATCGAATTACctggaaaaaaaatacaaaattataGATGTGTGTGAGGGAAATGtgtaataaatatataaatgaacTTGTGCTGTAGTAGTGGAATTTGGTTAGGGTTTTTACCTTAAAGTAAGAAGATGAAGGGCTGCTCTTTGTGCTGCTGCTACTGAATGCTAGGGTTTTGAGATTTGAGATGCTGAGAGGGTTATAAAGTGAAGAAACCACAGGGTTAACAGGGTTTTTGGGGGCCTAGTATTGTAAGGTGAAGCCCAACAAACATCGGACCTATTCCCCTGGGGTCATTTGGACTTGTGGCCTAATTTGTGCAGGTCTTTAATTTCCTTTTGTCCTTCAAAAAAGAACATATGTATAGAAAGGCATAAGttacgcatcataatatctcGAGTTATGACAGCGGCATTAAATAACTTGTGCGCCTAAAGCGtaagttcaattttgaaggacaaaattaaagaccagcccatttgaaggataaaaattaaagaccagtccatttgaaggacaaaccgtgcaatttgATTCTCCTGTCAGCTATAAGCTTACTTGATAGTAGTATTTTCTAAAGAGAGATTGTATTATTCACATAAAATGTTTTAATACatgtaaaaagaaattaaaaaaaaaagtttttgaataGAAAAGTTTgtgcaaaagaatttttttgataTCCAAAGGAGTGCCCTATTGTTCAATGAATTTTAGAACGGATCATGTAATATTAGGATGCAAATTTcattaaagaaaatatagatAAATTGATTTGTTTGTATTTGTTATGTTTAGATTAGATGCGCATATTATTCAATAGAGTACTAgtgaaaaataacaaatatttgttaaattaattaaaatatgtattaatTTGTTGGAATATCgtcgtgaaaaaaaaaaaaaaaaaaaaacatacttgtATGGTTGGCGGTAGCTTCAATGAATTGGGACATAGATGTGAAAACTCTACCCTTCTTTGCTACTCACAATTTAAGGAGCAAATTCGAAGTCGATTCTCAAGACCCAAAAGCTCGGAAGTGACTGCCCCTTTGTTCCAAGtgttagccttttttttttttttttaagaaattctATAAGTGGAAGAATATATTCTTATATAGATTGTGAGACCTTACTATGTTTTGTTCTTTAACTAGATAATAATGTCATCTTTTTAAAAGGGGATTTTTGTATGATTATTTAGGGAGAGTAAGAAAAAGTTTGCACTTGTACTCATTTACCAAATTCGTCCATTAAAAAATTGCACAACACAAGTTTTTATGTTGTATACGCAAAGGTATAGAATTCATATAGTTGTATATCAACATGTATGCAATAGAAGAATAGTTGAATTGCATTGTTGTATATTATTAAGGTAAATTTAGAAGTTTTGGGTCGCATTGTTGTATATTATTAAGGTAAATTTAGAAGTTTTGGGTGTCACACTGCAATCATCAACATGTAATATTTTGCATAAGTAGTATCAATAAGCTATAAAGTATTACATTTATTATCAATTTTGTAAACACGGAAGACCCTTGGCTCATTGGTCTATTTTAGTCTTAATATGAGTAAGATGAGGTCGAGGGTTCTATTTGAAACAAATTTTTAACACTAAACTCTCACTTAAATATTTATCCAATAAAATGTCATAGTTGGTGTTCGAGCCTTCGCCTACTATAGGCACTACTCCACTATCTAACGAGCACGCCAAGAAGCAATGTTTGTCAAATTGATGTGCTTTCTGACTACAGTAGTAAGCCTCCCTCGATGCTCCACGCTGAAATAGTTTTAAAAAGTGCACGAGAATGGATTCGAATTCGGATCCAGAGGAACAAAAACCTGACCGTAAATGTGGtgtttggctgaaaaaaaaaattaaaaatccatcagcctttgaaaacaaacattACTGTAAATGTTTGAGTCATTTGTTAGGACTTCCATTAAGAAAACTATATCGATGCAAAAGTTCTTCAATCAAGCAGTGGCGAATGGAGaacttgaatcaacatttgtccATCTATTTACATGCATCACTCTTGAAACAGAGTAAAATGAAATGATAATCACTCCACAAACAAAGGGTATATATGGactatataataaataaaaaattatactaattcTCGATTACAATTGTTTGAATAAAATGAAACTGTCAGTTTTTGATAAGTATGGAGTTTAAGAGCGAATCATTTGCCTATGATGACAACCTTGACACCATTAGCGCAATGATCTCCGATACTACAAATGAAATAGGTTGTCCCTTTTGGAACTAATACTTGACCATCTCCTGAACTAAGCATCTCTCCTTCAGTAGCATTGCAAGAGTTGAATCCAACTTTGTTCACTATCACCACATTGTGCATTCCAATTTTATACTTAAACTCtgcattttcaaaaaaaaaaaaaaaaaacacacacattCACACATTTTTCTTCATCACTATTTCGTGTAAAGTCATCTGTGCTAATAATAAAATGGATCTAATTTTAAGGTTTAATATGGTTTAAATGACTAGTAAATTATATAGTAATCAATTTGAACAAATCATGCAAGTATATAAGCAAAAAAACGTAGAACAAGGTAAGGAAAATGAAGTGAATGTACGCATTTTCTTATTATAATTACATATGATTTCCTCACCAATGACATCACCAACATCGAAAATTTTGCCATTAGGCCATCCATTCATGTTAAAGCCCCAACCATTGGCGTCACCAACAGAAAAAGTATCTGCATTTGAAATGTTGATCCGGAGCAGGACGCATAACATTATGGCTAGGAAAATTTTGATCATGTCCACTCTATACATTTTAAGGCTCTTAAGAATGGATTTTTAACTGGATATATGTTGAAGGGATTAATTAGAATGGAGGTTTTGTAAAAGCCAATGTCTAATATCACTTTTGCAATGACacttgaattaaaatttgcaCCATTATATAGCCATCTGATCAAGTttaacagatttttttttttccagaaaagtTCATTTTTTGTGTAAATGGAAGTATCTCTAGGAAAAAAACTGATATAATTTCAAAGAAGTagaaaagacaaaaaatgaaggaaatattacagaaagaaaagggagaaaaCTGATAGTGGTACCAAAGAAACAAAAGTGGCTTAATTGCTTTTCCATTTCAAACGTGAATGAAAATGTAACTAGTGACTTAGTGAGGTGATAAAGAATCTTTTTTTTGCAAATGTAACTAGTGACTTAGTGAGGTGATAAAGAATGTACAAAGATGGATGGTGAAGCCTTTTACACATTTAAAGAATTATACTTtatagtttctttttttatttttttttattgtataagcacttaatattttatttggatTGAGCTAAGGCAAATTTAGGTCTACATTCATGTTCAATACAATATGGGTCCAATAAAATACTATGGGTCGCCATAGTTGGATTAATTCGTTAAGTGCAATTATATGAATTTAAATGAAACCCAACTATATTGGGTTGTAATTTGCACGATGTCCTtttttgggggtggtctttaatttttgtcctcatTTGggagtatttaattttttgtcctttaatttttgtcccctCAAAAAAAATCGCAACGCGATTGATATAGATGGTGAAGCCTTTTACACATTTAAAGAATTATACTTtatagtttctttttttatttttttattgtaatATTTTATTTGTCCTAAGGCAAATTTAGGTCTACATTCATGTTCAATAcaatacatttttttgcgcggattgcccttcttttggggtggcctttaaattttgcccttcatatttgtggtctttaaaataaaaataaaaaattgagcGTTCAAGATAGAGTTTcgtaaattaaaataaaaaattgcaaggcaaggtttgggtcgcgtgtaaattaggcctattcccgcataactttggtaattccttcacaagttaggccaaagttaaaatttttttttaaaattttgactatgcgttttgcaaaatttcaaccgagtaaaaaaaataaaatactatgGATCGCCATAGTTGGATTAATTCGTTAGGTCCAATTATATGAATTTAAATGAAACCCAACTATATTGGGTTGTAATTTGCACGATGTCCTTATTTGggggcggtctttaatttttgtccctcaaattggtggtatttaatttttgtccttcacctaACACCATGAAATTTGGGGTTTAAACCCGTctcagtaaaaaaaatttaaaaaaaattcgcaacgCAGAGTTTCGTAGCCAAATTAGGCccattcgggcaaaagttacgCCTTAAGGCAGCGTTTTGTAAAATTTCaactgaataaaaaaaaaataaaaaaaatgctttAATGCAAACCTTGAACAAAACTAGcgattttttctaaatttttttttgcgaAAAGGGGTTCGAACCTTAACCAAGATAGTTGACCCACCTAAATAATTTCCACTtcataatatttaatatttatttgggCCAATATATGTTAAAATTTTATTGAGTTACCATAGAAATAAACATTAAGTTTGTTACCATATAATCTTCAAATATTATGATTTTGGGAGGTTATTAAATTATTGCAGATAATGACAATAAGCAAAGATTTTCCAAATCCAATGAATCATGAGCTCAACTGTACAACAAGGTCCCTATATAATGGTCTAAGTTCTTACTCAATTGGCAACAACAACACTAAGATCCTTCATTCTAATCTCTCTTGCATATCTAGTTAATATCCATTTCAAAATGTCTGGAGGAAACAAAGTCGCCATTGTTGCTCTAGCTATGATGTTGTGCATCTTATTCCAAACCAAAGATTTCAAATGCAGACACATTTCCTGCTGGTGGCGCTAACGGTTGGGGTTTCAACATGAATGGCTGGCCTAGTGGGAAGACTTTCAAGACTGGTGATGTCATTGGTAAAAGTTCCTAATCTTTTTTAACTCAAATAATAATGGAAAAGTGCATTTATTCACAAAAGtttccttatttatttttatttcttgacCACATAAACGGGGGAGGGGGTTGTTGGAGGACAAAGGCGATagtaataaaatgaaatgatcTAAAATTATATGgggtgaggaaaaaaaaaactaatagtgtgatttttttgtttgtcttttttttttttttttgtctttcttcCTTAAAATACAGAGTTTAAATACACACCCGGCGTGCACAATGTGGTGAAAGTGAGCAAGGCAGGATATGACTCTTGTGATGGTAGTGGAGGACAAGTTTTTAATTCAGGAGACGACAAAGTAACACTTGCACAAGGGCCATCGTATTTCATTTGTACCATAGGACCACATTGCTCTAATGGTGTCAAGGCTGCTGTCACGGCCAATTAACATTGCTCTAATGGTGTCAAGGCTGCTGTCACGGCCAATTAATTTACACCAAATCTAGTagtcttatttcattttgattgttgtattttGGAGAGTACCAATAATATAAAATGTTTTATTTCATGgtccatatatatgtattttgctTGTGGAGTACttgaatggaaaaaaaaaaactaccataattattttgtcatttttttttctcacaagTCACACATTGAAACGACATAAAACAATGGGACTAGACTAATACAGCATTACACAATGGTCCAATTTATTGAAATTCATGTTTTCTCACTTATAGATGGTGAAACATACAATTAAAGAGTACAATCCAACACCTGCTAAAGAAATATACTGTGTTAGTTTAATCTgtgaaagaaataaaatcaaTCTTATTGAATGCTCAAATGTTATTTGTAATTCTACAAGACTTCCATAATACCACATAATGGAATTTACAATACATGAATAAGTTGAGATATTTTGTCAAACTCGAAAACTCCCATAGCCCATCGGTCCATCCAAATGATAATGTTGGGATATTTGCTAAAAGAcgaagaagaaattgcacggtttgtcctttaaatgggctggtcttaaattttgtcctttaaaatcaaacttatacctagaggggcataagttctttaagggcacgggcataacttgtgagatattataatgcgaaaatataaacttctTTCACGTGAAAAAAATGTTTGgcttgagggacaaaaattaaagaccaacacaaaatagggacaaaagtgcaaatgacccaaaagACCTGATAGTATCTGGTCCTTAACCTAACCCGATCCAGCTATCTGGaaagtaattgcacggttttcccttcaaatggaccggtctttaatttttgtccttcaaatgggttggcctttaatttttgctcttcaaaaCAGAACTTAGCCTATAAGggtataagttctttaagggcgCAGACATAACTTGTGAATATTATGATGCGTAAGTTcgaatttgaaggaaaaaaaattaaagaccagcccctTTGAAggaccaaaaattaaagaccagcacaaaatatggaaaagtgcaaatgacccacgGAATTTCAGATGCACACGGCCCAAACCTGTTTGCTATTTCCgtttttgagtttttcttttGAGTCAGAATTAAACAGTTTCTCTTGTAAGTTTTAGGCTTTTCCGAGTTACAATGTATATACaagattaaaattattatttttatgtatatatagtagatgttgaacccgtTTTCTTATACgtatttacttcttcatattttcgATTGGAAAATCCTTAtaaagagcccgtttggattggcttataagttggttaaaccagcttataagccatttttaacttatttgggtGTTTGGCAAAATAGAAAAcagtttaaattaaattaaaaggtgcttaaaataagccaaaaccaagaagttgctcaaccccaatttttttttttttttttttttttgcttagaagccattttggtttgactaacAACTTTACCATTTTATCTcttatattttttgttcattCCAATACTACCGTTATCTCTAAAAAGCCTTTGAGCACTTTTATCAAAACACGTAACtgcttttttactttttgaaaaCTGTAAGAGTTGAACtataatggaaaataaaatGCCCAAGAGAAGTTGAGTAATTTATTAGCTAAATATTTGTATCGACTTTTTTCGTTCAACTTCATAATGTTCCAAGTTACTATATATTCTATGAGATTTGTTATATGTAATGCTTAAAAGAAATTGCTTCACAAATTATATTCTAATTGAGACCATGTTATATGATGGTAGTAGAAAGTGATTACGGATGACCTTAAGCACTAATGGTTTAATTCCTTTTTTGAGGTAAAAcgttttacaattttttataaaaaataatatgataatacaCAATATATTTAATGTCGACATGAATAGGTGAGTC encodes:
- the LOC132064615 gene encoding large ribosomal subunit protein P1-like; this translates as MSLGEVACTYACLILHDEDIPITAEKISTLVKAANVTVEPYWPLLFSKLAEKRNLSDLIMNVGAGGGGAAAVAAPVGGAAAGGAAAAAPAAEEKKEEAKEESDDDMGFSLFD